The following are from one region of the Methanothermobacter sp. genome:
- the guaA gene encoding glutamine-hydrolyzing GMP synthase, whose translation MLNPSDFIQEAVEEIRNTVGDEKAIIALSGGVDSSVASVLAGKAIGDNLTAVFVDHGLLREGEAEYVKKTFSERLNFRYIDASDEFLRELEGVTDPEEKRKIIGRVFIEVFERVAEEIGAKYLVQGTIAPDWIESEGKIKSHHNVALPHGLVLQIVEPIRELYKDEVREIGLELGLPREMIQRQPFPGPGLAVRIVGEVTREKIDICRRANAIVEEEVLESGLHESLWQYFAVLTDTMVTGVKGDVRDFGYLVVIRMVESLDAMTASVPELPWDLVKRISKRITSEIPEVTHVALSVSDKPPSTIEFA comes from the coding sequence ATGCTGAATCCATCTGATTTTATTCAGGAAGCTGTGGAAGAGATAAGAAATACTGTGGGTGATGAAAAGGCCATAATAGCACTCTCAGGAGGAGTTGACAGTTCCGTGGCCTCTGTACTTGCAGGTAAGGCCATAGGTGATAACCTGACAGCGGTCTTCGTTGACCATGGACTCCTCAGGGAGGGTGAGGCAGAATACGTGAAGAAGACCTTCAGTGAGAGGCTTAACTTCCGCTACATTGATGCATCAGACGAGTTCCTAAGGGAACTTGAGGGTGTGACGGACCCTGAGGAGAAACGTAAGATAATCGGAAGGGTCTTCATTGAGGTCTTTGAACGGGTGGCAGAGGAGATAGGTGCAAAGTATCTGGTGCAGGGTACCATAGCCCCCGACTGGATCGAGAGTGAGGGTAAGATAAAATCCCACCACAACGTTGCACTCCCCCATGGACTGGTACTCCAGATAGTGGAACCCATAAGGGAACTGTACAAGGATGAGGTGCGGGAAATTGGCCTTGAACTCGGCCTTCCCCGTGAGATGATCCAGAGGCAGCCATTCCCCGGTCCTGGACTTGCCGTTAGAATCGTGGGTGAAGTAACGAGGGAGAAAATAGATATATGCAGGAGGGCCAACGCCATCGTGGAGGAGGAGGTCCTTGAAAGTGGACTCCATGAGAGCCTCTGGCAGTACTTTGCCGTGCTCACAGACACCATGGTGACCGGTGTCAAGGGTGATGTGAGGGACTTCGGCTACCTAGTGGTCATAAGGATGGTTGAATCCCTTGATGCAATGACCGCAAGTGTCCCTGAACTCCCCTGGGACCTTGTGAAGAGGATATCAAAGCGTATAACCTCTGAGATACCTGAGGTTACACATGTGGCACTTTCTGTGAGTGATAAGCCGCCAAGCACCATTGAATTTGCCTGA
- a CDS encoding GMP synthase subunit A: MILIINNHGQYNHRIHRTLRYLQIPSSLVPNTTPLDEIISMEPDGLILGGGPSIERAGNCVEYIQKLDIPILGICLGHQLIALAYGGEVATAEAESYAQIELEILDEDDIFRGLGPRMSVWASHKDEVKRLPEDFDVLATSSICEVEAMKHHERPVYGIQFHPEVHHTQDGHRVFENFHEVCKNL; the protein is encoded by the coding sequence ATGATACTCATCATCAACAATCACGGCCAGTACAACCACAGAATACACAGGACACTCCGGTATCTCCAGATACCATCCAGTCTCGTGCCCAATACGACACCACTGGATGAGATAATCTCAATGGAACCAGATGGCCTCATACTCGGCGGCGGCCCATCAATCGAGAGGGCAGGTAACTGTGTTGAATACATCCAGAAGCTTGATATCCCGATACTGGGTATCTGCCTGGGCCACCAGCTCATAGCCCTTGCATATGGTGGGGAAGTTGCAACCGCTGAGGCAGAGAGTTACGCCCAGATAGAACTGGAGATACTGGACGAGGACGACATATTCAGGGGCCTCGGCCCTCGGATGAGCGTGTGGGCCTCCCACAAGGATGAGGTTAAAAGGCTCCCCGAGGACTTCGATGTGCTTGCAACCTCTAGTATATGTGAGGTGGAGGCCATGAAACACCATGAAAGGCCAGTATATGGTATACAGTTCCACCCTGAGGTCCACCATACACAGGATGGCCACAGGGTCTTTGAGAACTTCCATGAGGTCTGCAAGAACCTCTAA
- a CDS encoding restriction endonuclease, producing MLPLLRLAGEGEQSFNESLEKLAEEFQLSPDDLNELMPSGSPKFKSRVSWAKTYLKKAGLLESRKRGFFNITERGLEVLKEDPSVIDVDFLMQFPEFAEFREGSGKPRKIRKRRRRRSSSRRERLTPEERLERAHDELRKGLAAEILDMVRNSSPEFFERLVVDLLVRMGYGGSREDAGSAIGRQGDGGVDGIIKEDRLGLDVIYIQAKRWNSSVSRPEIQKFVGALQGKRAKKGIFITTSDFTAGAREYVSKIDSRIVVVDGMQMANYMIEHGVGVTEVASYSVKKIDNDYFSE from the coding sequence ATGTTACCCCTCCTGAGGCTGGCAGGTGAGGGAGAGCAGAGTTTTAATGAATCCCTAGAAAAACTTGCAGAGGAGTTCCAGCTATCCCCGGACGATTTAAACGAACTCATGCCAAGCGGCTCCCCAAAGTTCAAAAGCAGGGTTTCCTGGGCCAAGACATACCTCAAGAAGGCGGGTCTTCTTGAATCAAGGAAAAGGGGATTTTTTAATATCACAGAGCGTGGACTGGAGGTTCTCAAAGAGGATCCATCCGTCATTGACGTTGATTTTCTGATGCAGTTCCCTGAATTTGCAGAGTTTCGCGAGGGATCAGGGAAACCAAGAAAGATCCGTAAAAGGCGTCGAAGAAGAAGCAGTTCGAGGAGGGAGAGACTTACCCCTGAGGAGAGACTTGAAAGGGCCCATGATGAACTCAGGAAGGGTCTCGCAGCTGAAATCCTTGATATGGTCAGGAACAGCTCACCTGAGTTCTTTGAACGACTTGTTGTGGATCTACTTGTGAGGATGGGTTACGGAGGCTCCAGGGAGGATGCAGGGAGTGCCATTGGCAGGCAGGGGGATGGTGGAGTCGATGGAATAATAAAGGAGGATCGACTCGGTCTTGACGTTATCTACATACAGGCAAAGCGGTGGAACAGTTCAGTGTCCCGTCCCGAGATCCAGAAATTTGTGGGTGCACTGCAGGGTAAGAGGGCGAAGAAGGGTATATTCATAACCACCTCCGATTTCACTGCTGGTGCAAGGGAATATGTTTCCAAAATTGATAGCAGGATAGTGGTCGTTGATGGTATGCAGATGGCGAACTATATGATTGAACATGGTGTGGGTGTAACTGAGGTTGCTTCCTATTCTGTTAAAAAGATTGATAATGATTATTTCTCTGAATGA
- the trxB gene encoding thioredoxin-disulfide reductase, producing MTDYDIIVIGAGPAGLTAGIYGGRQGSRVLMLDKGPAGGRGLEVPMMENYPGFEMIAGMSLVTKMKKQATKVAELREMEEVKEIEKDDLFTVRTSRDTYTASALIFATGSKHRQLGVPGENDLLGRGVCYCATCDGPLYKGRKVLMVGGGNSAAQEAVFLKNIGCDVSIVHRRDELRADRYLQDKLKEMDIPVIWNSVVTEIRGDERVEEVIIHNRVTGEDETLKVDGIFISIGEEPLNQLAVELGVEVDDGGYIITDKRQRTNIPLVYAAGDITGGLNQWVTACAEGAIAATYAYSEIQRL from the coding sequence ATGACCGATTACGATATAATAGTTATAGGAGCTGGCCCCGCAGGACTAACAGCAGGTATCTACGGTGGAAGGCAGGGAAGCCGCGTCCTGATGCTTGATAAGGGACCTGCAGGTGGACGGGGACTTGAGGTCCCCATGATGGAGAATTACCCTGGCTTTGAGATGATAGCCGGGATGAGTCTTGTCACAAAAATGAAGAAACAGGCCACAAAGGTTGCTGAGCTCAGGGAAATGGAGGAAGTCAAGGAAATAGAAAAGGATGACCTATTCACAGTCAGGACCTCAAGGGACACCTACACAGCCTCCGCACTGATATTTGCAACAGGAAGCAAACACAGACAGCTGGGTGTGCCCGGCGAGAACGATCTCCTTGGAAGGGGGGTTTGTTACTGTGCAACCTGTGACGGCCCACTCTACAAGGGAAGGAAGGTCCTCATGGTTGGTGGAGGAAACAGCGCAGCCCAGGAGGCAGTGTTCCTCAAAAACATAGGATGTGACGTTAGCATAGTCCACAGGAGGGATGAACTGAGGGCTGACAGGTACCTTCAGGATAAGCTGAAGGAAATGGACATCCCTGTGATATGGAACTCTGTGGTAACCGAGATAAGGGGTGATGAAAGGGTTGAGGAGGTCATAATACACAACCGTGTAACAGGCGAGGATGAGACCCTGAAGGTGGATGGGATATTCATATCAATAGGTGAAGAGCCCCTCAATCAGCTCGCAGTTGAACTGGGTGTTGAGGTGGATGATGGTGGCTACATCATAACAGATAAAAGGCAGAGGACAAACATTCCCCTCGTATACGCCGCAGGGGATATCACAGGGGGCCTGAACCAGTGGGTAACGGCATGTGCAGAGGGTGCGATTGCAGCAACCTACGCCTACAGTGAAATACAGAGACTCTAA
- the gatE gene encoding Glu-tRNA(Gln) amidotransferase subunit GatE has translation MNWDDIGLKMGLEIHQQLDTESKLFCPCRTELIDSEPDHAIVRNLRPTQSELGKFDRAAFEEAMRKLHFHYENYDDGTCLVEADEEPPHPLNREALELAVTIALLLNMKVVDEFHTMRKQVIDGSNTGGFQRTGLVATDGHLETPQGTVKIENLCLEEDAARRIRETEDGVVFRLDRLGIPLVEITTDPSISDPQQLRDVAYQIGQVLRSTRVKRGLGTIRQDLNISIREGARVEVKGVQDLDLIPEIVEREVRRQLKLVEIRNTLRERGASVEEDLIDVSEVFRETESKIISSAESVLAVKLRGFNGLIGTEIQPGRRLGTEMADYAKKRGVKGIFHTDELPSYGIAAEEVESLRDAVDASEDDAVVLVAHDRETAEKALREVIKRARMAIEGVPEETRKALPDGNTQYLRPLPTSSRMYLETDIPLFSIEEEFIEKIRENLPELPSEKKERLIEEYGLSEDLASQLVKRNLVEEFETLAEFRVDVTVVASLLAYTLRELGREGHDIDSIGIEELRDVIRLLEEGKVSKDALRDIVACMADDGVTAGEAAEKLDLLLLTEDEVEAVIDEIIELNHEMIQERGMGAMGPLMGQAMGRLRGRADGKVVNRILNSKIRERL, from the coding sequence ATGAACTGGGATGATATAGGACTCAAAATGGGCCTCGAGATACACCAGCAGCTTGATACAGAGAGTAAACTCTTCTGCCCTTGCAGAACAGAACTTATCGATTCAGAACCTGACCATGCTATAGTGAGGAACCTCAGGCCAACCCAGAGTGAACTCGGGAAATTTGACAGGGCAGCCTTCGAGGAGGCCATGAGGAAGCTCCACTTCCACTACGAGAACTACGATGATGGAACATGTCTGGTTGAGGCAGATGAGGAGCCACCTCATCCCCTCAACAGGGAGGCCCTTGAACTTGCAGTTACAATCGCACTCCTCCTCAACATGAAGGTTGTGGATGAATTCCACACCATGAGAAAACAGGTCATCGATGGCAGCAACACCGGCGGGTTCCAGAGGACAGGACTTGTTGCAACCGACGGCCACCTTGAAACACCACAGGGGACCGTTAAAATAGAGAACCTCTGCCTTGAGGAGGACGCCGCAAGGAGGATCAGGGAGACAGAGGATGGTGTTGTATTCAGACTGGACCGCCTTGGTATACCCCTCGTTGAGATAACCACAGACCCATCCATCAGCGACCCCCAGCAGCTGAGGGACGTCGCATACCAGATAGGCCAGGTGCTCAGGAGCACCCGCGTTAAGAGGGGCCTAGGAACCATAAGACAGGATCTCAACATATCCATACGTGAGGGGGCCAGGGTCGAGGTTAAGGGTGTCCAGGACCTTGACCTCATCCCCGAGATAGTTGAGAGGGAGGTCCGGAGGCAACTGAAACTGGTTGAGATAAGAAACACCCTCAGGGAGAGGGGCGCCTCGGTTGAGGAGGACCTGATTGATGTCTCAGAGGTCTTCAGGGAGACAGAGTCAAAGATAATATCCTCGGCAGAGTCAGTACTCGCTGTTAAACTAAGAGGCTTTAATGGACTGATAGGAACCGAAATACAGCCAGGAAGACGTCTGGGTACAGAGATGGCTGATTATGCAAAGAAGAGGGGCGTTAAGGGGATATTCCACACCGATGAACTCCCCTCCTACGGCATAGCCGCCGAGGAGGTTGAATCCCTCAGGGATGCTGTTGATGCCTCAGAGGATGATGCGGTGGTCCTGGTGGCCCATGATAGGGAGACAGCGGAGAAAGCCCTCAGGGAGGTCATCAAACGTGCCAGGATGGCCATTGAGGGCGTGCCAGAGGAGACCCGGAAGGCCCTCCCCGACGGGAACACCCAGTACCTCAGGCCACTTCCAACCTCAAGCAGGATGTACCTTGAAACAGACATACCGCTCTTCAGCATAGAAGAGGAATTCATTGAGAAGATCCGGGAGAACCTCCCCGAACTTCCATCAGAGAAAAAGGAGAGGCTCATAGAAGAATACGGCCTCAGTGAGGACCTGGCATCCCAGCTCGTTAAGAGGAACCTTGTTGAGGAATTCGAGACCCTCGCAGAGTTCAGGGTTGATGTGACCGTGGTAGCATCACTCCTCGCCTACACCCTCAGGGAACTTGGAAGGGAGGGCCATGATATTGACAGTATCGGCATTGAGGAACTCAGAGACGTCATCAGACTCCTTGAGGAGGGTAAGGTGTCAAAGGATGCCCTCAGGGACATAGTTGCCTGTATGGCCGATGATGGTGTAACAGCGGGGGAGGCTGCAGAGAAACTGGATCTCCTGCTCCTCACAGAGGATGAGGTTGAGGCTGTGATAGATGAGATTATTGAACTCAACCACGAAATGATCCAGGAGAGGGGTATGGGTGCAATGGGGCCCCTGATGGGGCAGGCCATGGGTAGGCTGCGTGGTAGAGCCGATGGTAAGGTTGTAAACAGGATACTGAACTCAAAAATCCGCGAAAGACTCTAA